A region from the Triticum aestivum cultivar Chinese Spring chromosome 3D, IWGSC CS RefSeq v2.1, whole genome shotgun sequence genome encodes:
- the LOC123079862 gene encoding uncharacterized protein, with product MSEGDRLYRTSSGIEITADCYFSCLDRPLSSSWIRGSELEDCLDNDGRLMVDANLRVKGQVNIFAAGDIIDIPELEQGYFVRRHAMIVSKNIKLLMHGAKESKLLKYKHSTAMPMVSLGRRMPWRSYPSPRSRAPSCDVEIPGLVRAQNKDSAGASTVKV from the exons ATGTCAGAGGGAGATAGGCTCTACAGGACGTCGTCGGGGATAGAGATAACAGCTGATTGCTACTTCTCGTGCCTCGACAGACCACTGAGTTCTTCATGGATTAGAGGTTCTGAGCTGGAAGATTGCTTGGACAATGATGGAAGATTGATGGTTGATGCAAATCTAAGAGTGAAAGGCCAGGTTAATATTTTTGCTGCTGGTGATATCATTGACATTCCG GAGCTCGAGCAAGGATATTTCGTGCGGAGACATGCCATGATAGTCTCCAAAAACATAAAGCTTTTGATGCATGGGGCTAAAGAAAGCAAGCTATTGAAATATAAACATTCGACAGCAATGCCGATGGTCTCACTCGGTAGAAGGATGCCGTGGCGCAGCTATCCTTCGCCACGGTCCAGGGCACCTTCCTGCGATGTGGAAATCCCGGGACTTGTTCGTGCACAGAACAAGGACTCTGCTGGGGCTTCCACGGTGAAAG TGTGA
- the LOC123079861 gene encoding putative UDP-rhamnose:rhamnosyltransferase 1: MEATAGGKMHVVMLPWLAFGHVLPFTEFAKRVARQGHRVTLLSTPRNTRRLIDIPPGLAGLIRVVDVPLPRVDRLPEHAEATIDLPSDDLRPYLRRAYDAAFERELSRLLQEEEAAGSRPDWILVDYASYWAPAAVARHGVPCAFISLFGAAALSFFGTPETLLGLGRHAKTEPAHLTVVPEYVPFPTTVAYRGYEARELFEPGLVPDDSGVSEGYRFAKTIEGCRLVGIRSSSEFEPEWLRLLGELYEKPVIPVGLFPPAPQQDVAGHEATLRWLDGQAPSSVVYAAFGSEVKLTSAQLQRIALGLEAAGLPFLWAFRAPTDSTSGGLPEGFEERLAVAGRGVLCRGWVPQVRLLAHASVGGFLTHAGWNSIAEGLAHGVRLVLLPLVFEQGLNARNLVDKKVGVEVARDEQDGSFAAADIAAALRRVMVEDEGEGFGAKVKELAKVFGDDEVNDQCVRDFLRHLSEHTKKNQDQD, encoded by the coding sequence ATGGAGGCCACGGCCGGCGGCAAGATGCACGTCGTGATGCTGCCATGGCTGGCCTTCGGCCACGTGCTCCCGTTCACGGAGTTCGCCAAGCGGGTGGCCCGGCAGGGCCACCGGGTCACCCTCCTCTCCACGCCGAGGAACACCCGCCGGCTCATCGACATCCCGCCGGGCCTCGCCGGCCTCATCCGCGTCGTGGACGTCCCGCTGCCGCGTGTCGACCGCCTGCCGGAGCACGCCGAGGCGACCATCGACCTCCCCTCCGACGACCTCCGCCCGTACCTGCGCCGCGCCTACGACGCTGCCTTCGAGCGCGAGCTCTCGCGGCTgctccaggaggaggaggcggcgggatcGAGGCCGGACTGGATCCTCGTCGACTACGCGTCGTACTGGGCGCCGGCGGCCGTGGCGAGGCATGGCGTGCCGTGCGCGTTCATCAGCCTGTTCGGCGCCGCGGCGCTCAGCTTCTTCGGGACCCCTGAGACGCTCCTTGGCCTCGGGAGGCACGCCAAGACGGAGCCGGCGCACTTGACAGTCGTCCCCGAGTACGTCCCGTTCCCGACCACCGTGGCGTACCGCGGCTACGAGGCGCGCGAGCTGTTCGAGCCGGGCTTGGTCCCGGACGACTCCGGCGTGTCGGAGGGCTACCGGTTCGCCAAGACCATCGAAGGGTGCCGGCTCGTGGGCATCAGGAGCAGCTCGGAGTTCGAGCCGGAGTGGCTGCGGCTGCTCGGCGAGCTCTACGAGAAGCCGGTGATCCCGGTCGGCCTGTTCCCTCCGGCGCCGCAGCAAGACGTGGCCGGCCACGAGGCGACGCTGCGCTGGCTGGACGGACAGGCTCCGAGCTCCGTCGTGTACGCGGCCTTCGGCAGCGAGGTGAAGCTGACGAGCGCGCAGCTGCAACGGATCGCGCTCGGCTTGGAGGCGGCCGGGCTGCCTTTCCTCTGGGCGTTCAGGGCGCCGACGGACTCCACCTCGGGCGGCCTGCCCGAGGGCTTCGAGGAGCGGCTCGCCGTCGCCGGCCGGGGAGTCCTGTGCCGAGGCTGGGTGCCGCAGGTGAGGTTGCTGGCCCATGCATCAGTGGGGGGGTTCCTGACGCACGCCGGCTGGAACTCGATCGCCGAGGGCCTGGCGCACGGCGTGAGGCTGGTGCTGCTGCCGCTGGTGTTCGAGCAGGGCCTCAACGCCAggaacctggtggacaagaaggtcgGCGTGGAGGTGGCGCGGGACGAGCAGGACGGGTCGTTTGCCGCCGCCGACATCGCGGCGGCTCTGAGGAGGGTCATGGTGGAAGACGAAGGCGAGGGTTTCGGGGCCAAGGTGAAGGAGCTGGCCAAAGTGTTTGGGGACGACGAGGTGAATGATCAGTGTGTGCGAGATTTTCTCCGGCACTTGTCGGAGCACACCAAAAAGAACCAAGATCAGGACTGA